In Clarias gariepinus isolate MV-2021 ecotype Netherlands chromosome 1, CGAR_prim_01v2, whole genome shotgun sequence, one DNA window encodes the following:
- the LOC128532882 gene encoding granulocyte-macrophage colony-stimulating factor receptor subunit alpha-like isoform X2, translating to MVFPQCRDSSALLACLSFILTGVNSFSGELPPPENFSLSWRTNSLDVQVRWKEPAGLDKKCKVNYTVAVYHENCPPTKPAFDKCRTEKLTVERPVYEEKGICVGITTNPMLCAKTNASKEVYKYLSPPPALVENFRCGYYANKKMNCTWSIVKNTPDLQLLYREKKKPQESLKPCKSYIMNGNMKTGCHLHDDNLNLHADFYFVIRGTEENFQINNKFMIAIYNSVKLPKPNIKIMQEGDHLRFQASHLDFIPKQCLKYKFMYTKCNEKNEVVENENGSTSVQYDTACKYTVQGLVLYSNCGSDLDITSDLSEPVDYGMDSDPNLAFKVAIIITPLIVCCCLIAAIVLFRRNKDIILPKIPEPSLFFKDMLNSTSDGLSKSLGGGKLYVPVREVVASGVSLEPKSLLLPPDNENCI from the exons ATGGTGTTCCCCCAGTGTCGGGATTCGTCCGCGCTGCTCGCGTGCTTGTCCTTCATTTTAACCGGAGTTAATAGTTTTTCAG GCGAATTGCCTCCACCAGAAAACTTTAGCCTGTCATGGCGCACAAACAGTTTGGACGTACAGGTACGGTGGAAGGAACCTGCTGGCTTggacaaaaaatgtaaagtgaACTACACTGTAGCAGTATATCATGAG aaTTGTCCTCCAACAAAGCCTGCTTTCGATAAATGTCGAACAGAAAAATTGACTGTTGAAAGACCTGTTTATGAAGAAAAAGGAATATGTGTTGGAATAACAACAAACCCTATGCTTTGTGCAAAAACAAATGCCAGCAAAGAAGTGTACAAATATCTATCTCCACCTCCAG CCTTAGTGGAGAACTTTAGGTGTGGTTATTATGCTAATAAAAAGATGAACTGCACATGGAGCATAGTCAAAAATACCCCTGACCTTCAGCTGCTTTATAG GGAGAAGAAAAAACCCCAAGAAAGCTTAAAGCCTTGTAAGTCATATATTATGAATGGAAACATGAAGACAGGCTGTCACCTGCATGATGACAATCTTAATCTTCATGCAGACTTTTACTTTGTCATCAGGGGAACTGAAGAAAATTTCCAGATTAACAACAAATTTATGATAGCCATATATAACTCAG TGAAACTACCTAAACCCAACATTAAAATCATGCAGGAAGGGGACCATCTCCGTTTTCAAGCCAGCCACCTAGATTTTATACCAaaacaatgtttgaaatataAGTTTATGTACACCAAATGCAATGAAAAG AATGAAGTTGTGGAAAATGAAAACGGCTCAACAAGTGTGCAATACGACACAGCTTGCAAGTACACAGTTCAAGGACTGGTCTTATACTCCAATTGTGGCAGTGACCTGGACATTACGAGTGACCTGAGTGAACCTGTGGATTATG GTATGGATAGTGACCCAAATTTGGCATTTAAAGTGGCTATAATCATTACCCCTTTAATAGTGTGCTGCTGTCTCATTGCAGCTATAGTGCTGTTTAGGAG aaacaAGGACATCATTCTTCCAAAGATTCCTGAACCATCCCTGTTTTTCAAGGATATGCTTAACAGTACTAGTGACGGGCTATCAAAG AGCCTTGGTGGAGGAAAACTTTATGTGCCTGTTAGGGAGGTTGTGGCAAGTGGTGTGAGCCTGGAACCAAAATCTCTTCTATTACCTCCAGACAATGAAAATTGCATCTAA
- the LOC128532882 gene encoding uncharacterized protein LOC128532882 isoform X1, giving the protein MVFPQCRDSSALLACLSFILTGVNSFSGELPPPENFSLSWRTNSLDVQVRWKEPAGLDKKCKVNYTVAVYHENCPPTKPAFDKCRTEKLTVERPVYEEKGICVGITTNPMLCAKTNASKEVYKYLSPPPALVENFRCGYYANKKMNCTWSIVKNTPDLQLLYREKKKPQESLKPCKSYIMNGNMKTGCHLHDDNLNLHADFYFVIRGTEENFQINNKFMIAIYNSAVKLPKPNIKIMQEGDHLRFQASHLDFIPKQCLKYKFMYTKCNEKNEVVENENGSTSVQYDTACKYTVQGLVLYSNCGSDLDITSDLSEPVDYGMDSDPNLAFKVAIIITPLIVCCCLIAAIVLFRRNKDIILPKIPEPSLFFKDMLNSTSDGLSKSLGGGKLYVPVREVVASGVSLEPKSLLLPPDNENCI; this is encoded by the exons ATGGTGTTCCCCCAGTGTCGGGATTCGTCCGCGCTGCTCGCGTGCTTGTCCTTCATTTTAACCGGAGTTAATAGTTTTTCAG GCGAATTGCCTCCACCAGAAAACTTTAGCCTGTCATGGCGCACAAACAGTTTGGACGTACAGGTACGGTGGAAGGAACCTGCTGGCTTggacaaaaaatgtaaagtgaACTACACTGTAGCAGTATATCATGAG aaTTGTCCTCCAACAAAGCCTGCTTTCGATAAATGTCGAACAGAAAAATTGACTGTTGAAAGACCTGTTTATGAAGAAAAAGGAATATGTGTTGGAATAACAACAAACCCTATGCTTTGTGCAAAAACAAATGCCAGCAAAGAAGTGTACAAATATCTATCTCCACCTCCAG CCTTAGTGGAGAACTTTAGGTGTGGTTATTATGCTAATAAAAAGATGAACTGCACATGGAGCATAGTCAAAAATACCCCTGACCTTCAGCTGCTTTATAG GGAGAAGAAAAAACCCCAAGAAAGCTTAAAGCCTTGTAAGTCATATATTATGAATGGAAACATGAAGACAGGCTGTCACCTGCATGATGACAATCTTAATCTTCATGCAGACTTTTACTTTGTCATCAGGGGAACTGAAGAAAATTTCCAGATTAACAACAAATTTATGATAGCCATATATAACTCAG cAGTGAAACTACCTAAACCCAACATTAAAATCATGCAGGAAGGGGACCATCTCCGTTTTCAAGCCAGCCACCTAGATTTTATACCAaaacaatgtttgaaatataAGTTTATGTACACCAAATGCAATGAAAAG AATGAAGTTGTGGAAAATGAAAACGGCTCAACAAGTGTGCAATACGACACAGCTTGCAAGTACACAGTTCAAGGACTGGTCTTATACTCCAATTGTGGCAGTGACCTGGACATTACGAGTGACCTGAGTGAACCTGTGGATTATG GTATGGATAGTGACCCAAATTTGGCATTTAAAGTGGCTATAATCATTACCCCTTTAATAGTGTGCTGCTGTCTCATTGCAGCTATAGTGCTGTTTAGGAG aaacaAGGACATCATTCTTCCAAAGATTCCTGAACCATCCCTGTTTTTCAAGGATATGCTTAACAGTACTAGTGACGGGCTATCAAAG AGCCTTGGTGGAGGAAAACTTTATGTGCCTGTTAGGGAGGTTGTGGCAAGTGGTGTGAGCCTGGAACCAAAATCTCTTCTATTACCTCCAGACAATGAAAATTGCATCTAA